A stretch of Treponema vincentii F0403 DNA encodes these proteins:
- the infB gene encoding translation initiation factor IF-2 encodes MAEGIENTQEQKVILKKAKPESASASTAQPQVQQPAEQKPVRTIKRKLKPVAHPASNPAQSGTAGEHPSGEQKRRPVVSSTPADFSAQLKKAPERPAQSPERKPAAHVQGEENRRVQKHGSERTERFDRSRTEKTVRKETAEASAQQVQADNKNQIRSLDLSSKRPDRRAGNLAGGSKPTNRFGGNQGNRHKPGFAGAQGRTQQDGRGEQNSRGGRPGGYAPDRQRTGGFNKPGFQGGQNRGGSGGRPMASPMPLETNKQNTKKTFKGKKTYSRKDQESEFFEEKLLQQKKKAKEKVSAVPKSIEIMETISVAELARKMNLKASELIGKLMEMGMMVTMNQSIDADTATILASEYECDVKIVSLYDETVIETVSDENAELLTRPPVVTIMGHVDHGKTKTLDAIRSTNVTAHEFGGITQHIGAYMVSTPKGNITFLDTPGHEAFTMMRARGAEVTDIVVLVVAADDGVMPQTIEALNHAKDAKVPIIVAINKIDKPEANPDKIKTRLGELGLVAEEWGGDTIYVPISALQKKGIDDLLDAILLQAEVLELKANYSCRAEGKVVESKIDHGRGVVATIIVQRGTLHTGDPYVAGVYSGRVRAIFNDKGEKIDEATPSMPVEILGLEGMPNAGDPFQVTESERMARQISLKRQELKRFEDSRNVKKVTLDNLYETITEGEVLELKVIIKGDVQGSVEALKQSLEKLSTREIRLNVIHASAGAINDSDVMLAAADSNAIIIGFNVRPTSQAKALAEQEKVDIRKYNVIYKAVEEIQQAMEGMLSPDIKENVIGMAEIRSVIKVPKIGNIAGSYVLEGTVKRNSTVHLIRDGIVVFSGKLASLRRFKDDVKEVAAGYECGIALENFNDIKVGDQLEIIETVEVARKLTDTQHYEAPEAHTETGETAE; translated from the coding sequence CGACGGCTCAGCCTCAGGTACAGCAACCTGCAGAACAGAAACCGGTTCGGACAATAAAGCGTAAGCTTAAGCCGGTAGCGCATCCTGCGTCAAATCCCGCTCAGTCCGGTACTGCCGGGGAGCACCCGAGCGGTGAACAAAAGCGGCGTCCTGTTGTATCTTCAACTCCTGCGGATTTCTCCGCTCAGCTGAAAAAGGCACCGGAGCGTCCTGCACAGTCTCCGGAACGAAAACCTGCCGCTCATGTGCAGGGCGAAGAAAATCGGCGTGTACAAAAGCACGGCAGTGAACGCACCGAACGGTTTGATAGAAGCCGAACCGAAAAAACGGTGCGGAAAGAGACTGCCGAAGCTTCAGCTCAACAGGTACAGGCGGATAATAAGAATCAAATCCGTTCATTGGATTTAAGCAGTAAGCGGCCTGACCGTCGTGCGGGGAATCTCGCGGGCGGTTCCAAACCTACAAACCGCTTCGGCGGCAATCAAGGCAACCGGCATAAGCCGGGTTTTGCAGGCGCCCAAGGACGGACGCAGCAGGACGGGCGCGGCGAGCAAAACAGCCGCGGAGGCCGTCCGGGCGGTTATGCACCGGATAGACAGCGGACAGGCGGCTTTAATAAACCCGGTTTCCAAGGCGGGCAGAATAGGGGCGGTTCCGGCGGACGGCCGATGGCGAGCCCGATGCCGCTCGAAACCAATAAGCAAAATACCAAAAAGACATTTAAAGGCAAAAAGACCTATTCGCGAAAGGATCAGGAAAGCGAGTTCTTTGAAGAGAAGCTTCTGCAGCAAAAAAAGAAAGCGAAAGAAAAAGTTAGCGCCGTTCCCAAGAGCATCGAGATAATGGAAACCATCTCCGTTGCGGAATTAGCCCGAAAGATGAATCTTAAAGCATCCGAACTTATCGGCAAGCTGATGGAAATGGGCATGATGGTAACGATGAATCAATCTATCGATGCGGATACGGCAACCATTCTGGCTTCGGAATACGAATGCGATGTTAAAATCGTCAGCCTCTATGATGAAACCGTTATCGAAACCGTCAGTGATGAAAATGCCGAGCTGCTTACACGGCCGCCCGTGGTTACCATTATGGGACATGTCGACCACGGTAAAACAAAGACGCTGGACGCTATCCGCAGCACTAACGTTACCGCCCATGAGTTCGGCGGTATTACTCAGCATATCGGTGCATACATGGTGTCTACGCCCAAGGGGAATATCACCTTCCTCGATACGCCCGGACATGAAGCGTTTACCATGATGCGTGCGCGCGGCGCCGAGGTTACCGATATCGTTGTATTGGTTGTTGCAGCCGATGACGGCGTTATGCCCCAGACTATCGAAGCGCTCAATCACGCGAAGGATGCAAAGGTTCCGATTATCGTTGCCATCAATAAAATCGATAAACCGGAAGCGAATCCCGATAAAATAAAGACTCGCCTCGGCGAACTCGGCTTGGTTGCCGAAGAATGGGGTGGAGACACGATATATGTTCCCATTTCAGCCTTGCAGAAGAAGGGTATCGACGACTTGCTGGATGCAATCCTATTGCAGGCGGAAGTGCTGGAGTTGAAAGCAAACTACAGCTGCCGCGCGGAAGGAAAGGTTGTTGAATCCAAGATCGATCACGGACGAGGCGTCGTCGCAACGATTATCGTACAGCGCGGGACTCTCCATACCGGAGATCCTTATGTCGCGGGTGTTTATTCGGGACGTGTCCGTGCTATCTTTAACGATAAGGGCGAAAAGATAGACGAAGCGACGCCGAGTATGCCGGTGGAGATTTTGGGACTTGAAGGAATGCCCAATGCCGGAGATCCCTTCCAAGTAACCGAATCCGAGCGTATGGCCCGTCAGATTTCGTTAAAACGGCAGGAACTCAAGCGATTTGAAGACTCACGCAACGTCAAGAAGGTAACGCTCGATAACCTGTATGAAACGATTACCGAGGGTGAAGTCCTTGAGCTGAAAGTAATTATCAAGGGCGACGTACAGGGCTCGGTAGAAGCCTTAAAGCAGTCGCTTGAAAAACTTTCCACGCGGGAAATACGCTTGAATGTTATCCATGCCTCTGCCGGCGCAATCAACGACTCCGATGTTATGCTTGCTGCGGCGGATTCCAATGCGATTATTATCGGCTTTAATGTCCGGCCTACGTCGCAGGCAAAGGCGCTTGCCGAGCAGGAAAAAGTCGATATCCGCAAATACAATGTTATCTATAAAGCCGTCGAAGAAATTCAGCAGGCTATGGAAGGAATGCTCAGTCCCGATATTAAAGAGAATGTTATCGGTATGGCTGAAATCCGCAGCGTGATTAAGGTGCCTAAGATCGGTAACATCGCCGGTTCGTACGTGCTCGAAGGTACGGTAAAGCGCAACAGCACGGTTCACCTGATCCGCGACGGTATTGTGGTGTTCTCCGGCAAGCTTGCGTCCTTACGGAGATTTAAAGATGACGTTAAAGAGGTTGCCGCCGGCTATGAATGCGGTATCGCGCTTGAAAACTTTAACGACATAAAGGTAGGCGATCAGCTTGAGATTATCGAAACCGTCGAGGTTGCACGCAAGCTGACGGATACTCAGCATTATGAAGCGCCCGAAGCCCATACCGAAACCGGAGAAACAGCCGAATGA
- the rbfA gene encoding 30S ribosome-binding factor RbfA, whose product MSEFRLDKLAEQIREEISQLIFSGKIKDPRVSNFLSINRVEVSGDLAYAKVYVSSFMDAHKTKQGVRGLENAAGFIRTSLAKKLHIHQCPQFTFIYDESIEEGFNMVKKLEALEAESDSGNNAQT is encoded by the coding sequence ATGAGTGAATTCCGATTGGATAAACTCGCGGAGCAAATCCGCGAGGAAATTTCTCAGTTGATTTTTTCAGGAAAAATAAAAGACCCGCGCGTTTCCAACTTTCTTTCTATAAATAGAGTGGAAGTATCGGGCGACCTTGCGTATGCAAAGGTGTATGTTTCCAGCTTTATGGATGCGCACAAGACAAAGCAGGGCGTCCGGGGCTTGGAAAACGCGGCGGGATTTATCCGCACAAGCTTGGCAAAAAAACTTCATATCCATCAATGCCCTCAGTTTACCTTTATCTACGATGAAAGTATTGAAGAGGGTTTTAATATGGTAAAAAAACTTGAAGCGCTAGAAGCGGAGTCGGATTCCGGGAACAATGCCCAAACCTGA
- the truB gene encoding tRNA pseudouridine(55) synthase TruB, which translates to MPKPEPQFIIPFAKPSGITSFTSLWQVKHALGTKKVGHTGTLDSFADGLLVLLSGKLTKLVPYITDFDKTYRVLFYFGKETDTLDPEGTVIDEKPLPVYADVVSAIRQLTGTIEQVPPVYSAVKQAGERLSDRIRRGETVSVPPRTVTIYSIDIEEIFYEESSAVPAHAAGGDKAAIHADGTDRDTVGIDSLDAANGKTVTGAVLCVRCSKGTYIRSLVRDIAHRCGSAAYVYALRRTAVGPFTLEQAAGFSALQPFGNAAAHAVDADSTDTPAGCADSAAVPHPVTDDAIKQAALPLSKTLARAMHFQMAALKEQYYAAFMNGKPISGHWFTSEQPLSDIGTATVFYEGCCVGLMTKNGNRFHYEAVFNQD; encoded by the coding sequence ATGCCCAAACCTGAGCCTCAATTTATTATCCCCTTTGCAAAACCGTCCGGTATAACCAGCTTTACCTCTCTCTGGCAGGTGAAGCATGCACTCGGTACTAAAAAAGTAGGGCATACCGGTACGCTCGACAGCTTTGCGGACGGATTGCTCGTATTGCTTTCGGGAAAATTAACCAAACTGGTGCCGTATATCACGGATTTTGATAAAACCTACCGTGTGCTGTTCTATTTCGGAAAGGAAACCGATACGCTCGACCCCGAAGGTACCGTCATCGATGAAAAGCCGCTCCCGGTGTATGCCGATGTTGTTTCGGCAATCCGGCAGCTGACCGGGACTATAGAGCAGGTACCTCCGGTTTATTCGGCGGTAAAGCAGGCGGGAGAGCGGCTTTCGGATAGGATACGGCGCGGAGAAACGGTAAGCGTACCGCCTCGAACCGTTACAATTTACAGTATCGACATCGAAGAAATTTTTTACGAAGAATCCTCCGCTGTGCCGGCTCATGCTGCAGGCGGAGATAAAGCTGCTATTCATGCAGATGGTACGGATAGAGATACCGTTGGTATAGATTCTCTTGACGCCGCTAACGGTAAAACGGTAACAGGCGCCGTCCTGTGCGTGCGCTGCTCCAAAGGAACGTATATCCGCTCATTGGTGCGGGATATTGCCCATCGATGCGGTTCCGCCGCGTATGTATACGCGCTCCGTAGAACGGCGGTCGGGCCGTTTACGCTTGAACAGGCGGCGGGCTTTTCGGCACTGCAGCCTTTCGGGAATGCTGCGGCGCATGCGGTAGATGCGGATTCAACCGATACGCCTGCCGGTTGTGCGGATTCGGCAGCTGTCCCGCATCCGGTTACGGATGACGCTATCAAACAGGCTGCGCTGCCTTTAAGCAAAACGCTTGCCCGCGCGATGCATTTTCAGATGGCGGCACTGAAAGAACAATATTACGCTGCATTTATGAACGGAAAGCCCATCAGCGGGCATTGGTTTACAAGCGAGCAGCCGCTTTCGGATATCGGAACCGCCACGGTATTTTACGAAGGATGCTGCGTAGGACTTATGACAAAAAACGGTAACCGCTTTCATTATGAGGCTGTATTTAATCAGGACTGA
- a CDS encoding FAD synthetase family protein, whose protein sequence is MKIIYWDDLIKEENIYPQGTAVSIGGFDGPHRGHELILSAVLKAAQRKAIPAGIITFFRSPRSVKAGSTYAGDVSTLEMRLQKFAEQGFSFTVLIDFSADFAKMKGAVFFDILIKTICIKYLAVGSDFTCGYRHDTGVGDLQRLARERGFCFDSIEQLYSAQHERISSSAIRQAVEQADFTLAKDLLGYPFFLDVAKIVPRRETAVWSIEKPAVTQILPQNGTYSARAYLQTGAIIPVQVKISDTLLEVSKDTAAPVPFTAETLIHQLEFIRKE, encoded by the coding sequence ATGAAGATCATATATTGGGATGATTTAATAAAGGAAGAAAATATATACCCTCAGGGGACTGCCGTTTCGATAGGCGGCTTTGACGGGCCTCACCGCGGGCACGAGCTCATCTTATCGGCGGTATTGAAGGCTGCTCAACGGAAGGCAATCCCTGCGGGAATTATTACTTTTTTCCGCTCGCCCCGTTCGGTTAAGGCGGGCAGCACGTATGCGGGTGATGTTTCTACGCTGGAAATGAGGCTGCAAAAATTTGCCGAGCAAGGATTTAGCTTTACCGTGCTGATTGACTTTTCCGCTGATTTCGCTAAAATGAAGGGCGCTGTATTTTTTGACATACTAATAAAAACTATCTGCATAAAATATCTTGCCGTTGGCAGTGATTTTACCTGCGGGTATCGCCATGATACGGGAGTAGGGGATTTACAGCGCCTTGCTCGTGAAAGAGGCTTTTGTTTTGATTCCATCGAACAGCTTTATTCGGCGCAGCATGAGCGTATCAGCTCAAGCGCAATACGGCAGGCCGTCGAACAGGCTGATTTCACCCTTGCAAAAGACCTCCTTGGGTATCCTTTTTTCTTAGATGTCGCAAAAATAGTTCCGCGGAGAGAGACTGCCGTATGGTCTATCGAAAAACCGGCCGTAACGCAGATTCTCCCACAGAACGGAACGTATTCAGCTCGCGCATATTTACAGACGGGAGCAATTATCCCCGTGCAGGTAAAAATCTCGGACACTTTGCTTGAAGTTTCCAAAGATACCGCCGCGCCGGTTCCGTTCACCGCAGAAACGTTAATACACCAATTGGAATTTATACGGAAGGAGTAA
- the rpsO gene encoding 30S ribosomal protein S15 translates to MALTKEHTASVVMKFGANEKDTGNTRVQIALLTDRIRQLTEHCKINKKDKSSQRGLLVLVGQRRRLLKYYKRTNLEGYRALIKELGLRK, encoded by the coding sequence ATGGCACTTACAAAAGAGCACACCGCATCGGTTGTTATGAAATTCGGTGCAAATGAAAAGGATACGGGCAATACGAGAGTTCAGATTGCATTGCTGACCGATAGAATCCGCCAGCTCACCGAGCACTGCAAAATCAATAAAAAGGATAAGAGCAGTCAGCGGGGGCTTTTGGTATTGGTAGGTCAGCGCCGGCGCTTGCTGAAATACTACAAGCGTACGAACCTCGAAGGCTACCGTGCCCTCATTAAGGAATTAGGCTTACGTAAGTAA
- the pnp gene encoding polyribonucleotide nucleotidyltransferase: protein MRQRVTYKIGNEELILETGHLAKQANGAIYAQYGGTAVLATVCASSTAVEGLDYVPVTVDYNEKYYAAGKIPGGFIKREGRPKDKEILVSRLIDRPMRPLFEKAFGREIQIVPTCISSDMINPPDILAVIASSAAVVISDIPFNGPVAGARVAYLDGEFVINPTFSQIEKADMEIVVAGTAEGITMVEGGAHEVSEEIMLKALEKAHEFIKAMCALQNELRAACGKEKLPLAPVNATLANKDAIYAKAYPELSKALYTKGKVERREACDAIRKALAEEYAEQLADETQAKLFAALFDDMEYHILRENILEKGLRVDGRGLEDIRPITCEIGVLPRPHGSAVFTRGETQSLAVVTLGTVFDEQVYDDIEGDRRENFILHYNFPPYSVGEVGRLGTGRREIGHGHLAHRSLMPMIPSREAFPYTIRVVSEILESNGSSSMATVCGGTLSLLQAGVPMKKPVAGIAMGLITDGSRFAVLSDILGEEDHLGDMDFKVAGTAEGITGFQMDIKIAGVSAEIMKKALEQAKKGRLHILGIMNQTISKPSEQVSKYAPRIETLKIPVDKIGALIGPGGKIIKALSEQYHVTINTENDGTVTIYGRDSSSAIGAKAAVIGIVEDPEVGRIYEGTVKCIKDFGAFIEILPGKEGLCHISKLSRNRIEKVTDVLQEGQKVPVKLLEIDKLGRLNLSYIDACEEQEKNR, encoded by the coding sequence ATGAGACAAAGAGTAACGTATAAAATCGGAAACGAAGAGTTAATTTTAGAGACAGGTCATCTTGCAAAACAGGCAAACGGCGCTATTTATGCGCAATACGGCGGAACGGCTGTGCTTGCGACGGTGTGTGCGTCGAGCACGGCGGTGGAAGGGCTCGATTATGTGCCGGTAACCGTCGATTATAATGAAAAATACTATGCAGCGGGAAAGATACCGGGCGGTTTTATTAAACGGGAAGGCCGCCCGAAAGATAAAGAGATTTTAGTGTCGCGGCTGATCGATCGTCCGATGCGGCCGCTATTTGAAAAAGCATTCGGGCGGGAAATTCAGATTGTACCGACCTGTATTTCGTCGGATATGATCAATCCGCCGGATATTTTAGCGGTTATCGCGAGCTCGGCAGCAGTTGTTATTTCCGATATTCCGTTTAACGGGCCGGTAGCGGGCGCCCGCGTGGCGTACCTCGACGGAGAGTTTGTGATAAATCCGACGTTCAGCCAGATTGAAAAAGCCGATATGGAAATCGTCGTCGCGGGAACCGCCGAGGGAATTACGATGGTCGAAGGCGGCGCTCACGAAGTTTCGGAAGAGATAATGCTCAAGGCCTTGGAAAAAGCGCATGAGTTTATCAAAGCAATGTGCGCACTGCAAAATGAGCTCCGTGCGGCATGCGGGAAGGAAAAACTGCCGCTTGCTCCTGTGAATGCAACGCTTGCGAATAAAGACGCGATTTACGCAAAGGCCTATCCCGAACTTTCCAAGGCCTTATATACAAAGGGCAAGGTGGAGCGCCGCGAAGCCTGCGATGCTATCAGAAAGGCTTTAGCCGAAGAGTACGCGGAGCAGCTCGCCGATGAAACACAGGCCAAGCTCTTTGCCGCGCTGTTTGACGATATGGAATACCATATTTTGCGCGAAAATATACTGGAAAAAGGCTTGCGTGTTGACGGGCGCGGTTTGGAAGATATTCGTCCCATTACATGCGAGATCGGTGTGCTGCCGCGGCCGCACGGTTCCGCCGTGTTTACCCGCGGAGAAACCCAGTCTCTTGCCGTTGTTACGCTCGGTACCGTGTTCGATGAACAAGTCTATGACGATATCGAAGGCGACCGCCGCGAGAACTTCATCCTGCATTATAATTTCCCGCCCTATTCGGTTGGCGAGGTTGGACGGCTCGGTACCGGACGGCGCGAAATCGGGCACGGACACCTTGCGCACCGCTCGCTGATGCCGATGATTCCGTCGAGAGAGGCGTTCCCGTATACCATCCGCGTGGTTTCCGAAATTTTGGAATCCAACGGTTCTTCATCGATGGCGACCGTGTGCGGCGGTACGCTTTCGCTGCTGCAGGCCGGCGTTCCGATGAAAAAGCCGGTAGCAGGTATCGCAATGGGACTTATCACCGACGGAAGCCGCTTTGCGGTGCTCTCCGATATTTTGGGAGAAGAAGATCACCTCGGCGATATGGACTTTAAAGTTGCCGGTACTGCAGAAGGTATTACCGGATTCCAGATGGACATTAAAATCGCCGGCGTTTCCGCTGAGATTATGAAGAAAGCGCTTGAGCAGGCAAAAAAAGGCCGGCTCCACATTCTCGGTATTATGAATCAGACAATTTCCAAACCTTCCGAGCAGGTGTCCAAGTATGCGCCGCGTATCGAAACGCTCAAGATTCCGGTCGATAAGATCGGGGCGCTTATCGGGCCCGGCGGAAAGATTATCAAAGCGCTGTCAGAGCAATACCATGTAACAATCAATACCGAAAACGACGGTACGGTTACCATCTACGGGCGGGATTCTTCGTCTGCGATCGGCGCCAAGGCTGCGGTTATCGGCATTGTGGAAGATCCCGAGGTTGGCAGAATTTATGAAGGTACCGTAAAGTGCATTAAAGATTTCGGCGCCTTTATCGAAATTCTTCCCGGTAAAGAAGGACTCTGCCATATTTCCAAACTGTCGCGTAACCGCATCGAAAAAGTTACCGATGTGCTGCAGGAAGGACAAAAAGTGCCCGTAAAGCTGTTGGAAATCGACAAGCTCGGCCGCTTGAACCTTTCGTATATCGATGCCTGCGAAGAGCAGGAAAAGAACCGTTAA
- the dut gene encoding dUTP diphosphatase, translating to MGIADGAVKVFSVLKDGALLPKYQTSGSAGADLHAYLAEPVTLNPMERKLIPTGLCVELPAGYELQVRPRSGLALKYGITVLNTPGTVDSDYRGELCVLLINLGSEPFTVRHGDRIAQAVVAPVVQVSFVQTDALSKTGRGTDGYGSTGIA from the coding sequence GTGGGTATTGCCGACGGGGCGGTAAAAGTATTTTCCGTACTCAAGGACGGAGCTTTACTGCCCAAATATCAAACATCCGGTTCCGCAGGCGCCGATTTACATGCGTATTTGGCGGAGCCGGTAACGCTGAACCCGATGGAGCGTAAGCTTATTCCGACGGGGCTTTGTGTGGAACTGCCTGCCGGCTATGAGCTACAGGTGCGCCCGCGGTCGGGGCTTGCGCTCAAGTACGGCATTACGGTGCTTAATACGCCCGGTACGGTTGATTCCGACTACCGCGGAGAGTTATGCGTCCTGCTGATAAACCTCGGCAGCGAACCCTTTACCGTCCGGCATGGCGACAGGATTGCGCAGGCGGTGGTTGCTCCGGTAGTACAGGTGAGTTTTGTACAGACGGATGCGCTTTCAAAAACCGGACGGGGTACGGATGGCTACGGCTCTACCGGCATCGCATAG
- a CDS encoding LptF/LptG family permease → MRGIRQKLLFLYIVKEMLLYFFVCFLFLFFIFFVNNILLLAEDVLSKQAPFKDVALLMLYSLPAVIANAAPFAALIGTLMGIGRFVSDLEFLSMNALGISPRFLMVPVLLVGLLVSIVSFFTNDVLLPASAVNFRRVYWNIATSTPALELASYSVKRNRNAVVVTGLIKDGRIHNLLIVDKNADKAFRILGTQTAEIEKSDDPSIVMSLKMMHPHLLILDSSDKKKYDAVNGEAVTYNVLAKSIRSSYFNSIGPSEMSSFDLYKDIKEKQTQDEDKRILNLYWMEFHKKFSIPFGAFFFVLLAFAISSAGKVHNQGAGFFLGLLIAVAYWALFMGGQTLCLRLNWNGTSAMWVPNIMVFAASVVLLGKKLFR, encoded by the coding sequence ATGAGAGGCATAAGACAAAAGCTGCTTTTTTTGTATATCGTAAAAGAGATGCTGCTGTACTTTTTTGTCTGCTTTTTATTTTTGTTCTTTATATTTTTTGTTAATAATATCCTGTTACTGGCGGAAGACGTCCTTTCAAAACAGGCTCCTTTTAAGGATGTCGCGTTGCTGATGCTGTATTCGCTGCCTGCGGTTATCGCCAATGCAGCCCCTTTTGCCGCCTTGATCGGCACGTTAATGGGTATCGGCCGCTTTGTCAGCGATTTGGAATTCCTTTCGATGAATGCACTCGGGATTTCTCCCCGGTTTTTAATGGTGCCCGTACTGCTGGTAGGTTTGTTGGTTTCGATCGTTTCTTTTTTTACTAACGATGTACTGCTGCCTGCAAGCGCGGTGAATTTTAGGCGCGTCTATTGGAATATTGCAACTTCGACCCCTGCATTGGAACTTGCTTCTTATTCGGTAAAACGCAATCGTAATGCGGTTGTGGTAACGGGTTTAATAAAAGACGGGCGGATTCATAATCTTTTGATTGTCGATAAGAATGCCGATAAAGCGTTCCGAATACTCGGTACTCAGACTGCAGAAATCGAAAAATCCGATGATCCTTCAATCGTTATGTCGCTCAAGATGATGCATCCGCATCTTCTTATCTTAGATTCTTCGGATAAAAAAAAATACGATGCGGTAAACGGCGAAGCGGTAACCTATAATGTGCTTGCAAAGAGTATTAGATCATCCTATTTTAATAGTATCGGACCGTCCGAGATGTCCTCGTTTGACCTTTATAAAGATATAAAAGAGAAACAAACGCAAGATGAAGATAAGCGGATACTGAATCTGTATTGGATGGAATTTCATAAAAAGTTTTCCATTCCGTTCGGTGCTTTCTTCTTTGTGCTGCTTGCCTTTGCTATCAGCAGCGCCGGTAAGGTACATAATCAGGGTGCAGGTTTTTTCTTAGGTCTTTTGATTGCAGTCGCGTATTGGGCCTTGTTTATGGGCGGACAAACGCTCTGTTTACGCCTTAACTGGAATGGAACCTCCGCTATGTGGGTTCCGAATATCATGGTTTTTGCTGCCTCCGTTGTACTGCTCGGTAAGAAATTATTTAGATGA
- a CDS encoding LptF/LptG family permease yields the protein MKILQRYLLQLFFPVFVITILFFILLLQLGDLFLNLAQYLQNQVRFVTLLRVMYLYLPKCISFAMPLSVLFASSYTMGNMYAKNELTSIFASGMPLTVLVAPLVLCGFALSIGMFYFEDRILIHFQRQKIALVNELLEPQQNLNSSDLVILSESGKIVYFADYYDDNRKELSNVLIVMRTESGDVSTVIKGSSAQWQTDHWAITDKSIYTFTAENDVHYQDAIDESLFSEPPETFQRNITSIDEMSIAQAKVFIDNLKKMGLPYHEYLSQYYRRFSFPFTTFIVLFFSVSVGGRFKKNILLMSLLFSLALAILYYVTEMMTMLFAKWEYISPLAGAFLPLFVFTLLSVAMLKLART from the coding sequence ATGAAAATTCTCCAACGATATCTGCTGCAGCTTTTTTTCCCCGTTTTTGTGATAACGATTTTATTTTTTATCCTGCTCCTGCAGCTCGGCGATCTCTTTCTTAACCTTGCACAGTATTTGCAAAACCAAGTACGCTTTGTTACGCTGCTTAGGGTGATGTACTTATATTTGCCTAAATGTATATCCTTTGCAATGCCGCTTTCGGTGTTGTTTGCAAGCTCATATACAATGGGAAATATGTATGCAAAAAATGAACTTACCTCGATTTTTGCTTCCGGGATGCCGCTCACCGTATTGGTTGCTCCGCTGGTACTGTGCGGCTTTGCGCTTTCAATCGGAATGTTTTATTTTGAAGACCGCATCCTAATTCATTTTCAGCGGCAAAAAATTGCACTGGTCAATGAACTTTTGGAACCTCAGCAGAATTTAAACAGCAGCGACTTGGTTATTTTATCCGAGTCGGGGAAGATTGTTTATTTTGCCGATTATTATGATGACAACCGGAAAGAATTGAGCAATGTGCTGATTGTGATGCGTACCGAATCGGGTGATGTTTCTACCGTTATAAAGGGCAGTTCGGCGCAGTGGCAAACCGATCATTGGGCGATAACGGATAAATCAATCTATACCTTTACCGCTGAAAATGACGTACACTACCAAGATGCGATAGATGAAAGCCTTTTTTCCGAACCTCCGGAAACGTTTCAACGGAATATTACGTCGATCGATGAGATGAGTATTGCGCAGGCAAAAGTTTTTATCGATAACTTAAAAAAAATGGGCTTGCCCTACCATGAATATCTTTCTCAATATTACCGCCGTTTTTCATTTCCGTTTACGACGTTCATTGTGTTGTTTTTCTCGGTTTCAGTCGGGGGCCGCTTTAAAAAAAATATCTTGCTGATGAGTTTACTTTTCAGTTTGGCGCTTGCAATTCTCTATTATGTAACCGAGATGATGACCATGCTTTTTGCAAAATGGGAATATATCTCTCCGCTCGCCGGCGCTTTTCTACCGCTTTTCGTTTTTACGCTATTGAGTGTTGCAATGCTTAAATTGGCACGCACGTAG